A single region of the Methanococcoides sp. AM1 genome encodes:
- a CDS encoding PAS domain-containing sensor histidine kinase, translating into MVKSEEILYGEGFEEYNRSPTDPIVSPDILNSVFDDIPLIMILVNQGGKVENINRTATIALGKEKKDALGLLRGELFGCVNSIKGEGCGKNRECSECTIRNSVMHTFETGESIYKKESELEIVNNDQSVTFDFLISTTLLQHNNEPIVLLTADNITEQKLFEKIIKESEMKYKELADSLPQTIFETDLQGNLMFVNNRAFGMFGYAQEDFDKGFNLFRALIPEDLDRARLNFEEAIRRENRTPSEYTALRKDGSAFPIAIYASRIVHDGKPMGIRGILIDITERKIAEKALRHSEEKYSNLVENGNDGIVIIQDFVLKYANKKMVDLCGYSIEEVIGKPFIDFVSPEYVDLVKQRYTKRLSGVNISNNYEIEVISKNGKKIPVDINASTIEYEGRPADVAIVRDVTERKQIENALQRSNEKYHRFAETINDLIFRADPETLVATYVNPAVERIYGYTVEEWLSDPKLWAQTIYPDDRDRVLAKATELQKTLGDAVLEYRIIKKDKTIRWVKVDLAWEKDQQGKPISMIGVMYDITESKDAQEAMLNAKIAAEDANRTKSEFIMNMSHEIRTPLNVVIGFSHVLLENSGNLDEKQMHYMKHILINSKHLLEMFNEVIDISKIEHGEIDFHPTIVSILDIISEIETLVNPLALERDITVTPNIDHEKIILKADKTKLKQILYNLVHNAIKFTPNGGNVIIETNKCGELMHFFVKDTGVGISPADHNKLFEQFSQVDSSTTRKYGGIGMGLNIVKRFVEMHGGEVWVESEFGKGSTFGFSIPTDPENASI; encoded by the coding sequence ATGGTTAAAAGTGAAGAAATTCTGTATGGAGAGGGTTTCGAAGAATATAATAGAAGTCCAACCGACCCTATTGTAAGTCCTGACATTTTAAATTCTGTTTTTGATGATATTCCCCTAATTATGATCCTTGTCAATCAGGGAGGGAAAGTTGAAAACATCAATCGAACTGCTACTATTGCATTAGGGAAAGAAAAAAAGGATGCTTTGGGTCTTCTTCGTGGTGAGCTGTTTGGATGTGTGAATTCGATCAAAGGAGAAGGTTGTGGGAAAAACAGAGAATGCTCAGAATGTACTATAAGAAACTCTGTTATGCACACTTTTGAAACCGGTGAAAGTATTTACAAGAAAGAAAGTGAACTGGAGATCGTAAACAATGATCAGTCTGTAACATTCGATTTTTTAATTTCAACAACATTGCTGCAACATAATAATGAGCCAATTGTACTGCTCACAGCTGATAACATTACAGAACAAAAGCTGTTTGAAAAAATAATAAAAGAAAGTGAAATGAAGTATAAAGAGTTGGCCGATTCCTTGCCTCAGACAATTTTTGAGACCGATCTGCAAGGAAATCTCATGTTTGTCAACAATCGTGCATTTGGAATGTTTGGCTATGCACAGGAAGACTTCGACAAAGGTTTCAATCTTTTCCGGGCACTAATTCCTGAGGATCTGGACAGGGCTAGATTGAATTTTGAGGAAGCAATACGTAGAGAGAATCGAACTCCCAGCGAATACACAGCTCTGAGAAAAGATGGCAGTGCATTTCCTATCGCCATATATGCGAGCAGAATTGTTCACGATGGCAAACCAATGGGCATCAGAGGAATCCTCATCGACATAACCGAGCGCAAGATCGCGGAGAAGGCACTGAGACACAGTGAGGAGAAATACTCAAATCTTGTGGAAAACGGGAACGATGGGATCGTTATTATTCAAGATTTTGTACTTAAATATGCAAACAAAAAGATGGTGGATCTATGTGGATATTCTATTGAGGAAGTGATCGGGAAACCTTTCATTGATTTTGTTTCGCCTGAATATGTAGATCTTGTAAAGCAGAGATATACAAAGAGATTAAGTGGGGTAAATATTTCAAATAATTATGAGATCGAAGTTATCTCAAAGAATGGAAAAAAGATCCCTGTAGACATAAACGCATCCACTATAGAGTACGAAGGCAGACCAGCAGATGTGGCAATTGTCAGGGATGTTACCGAGCGGAAGCAGATCGAGAATGCTTTGCAAAGATCAAACGAAAAATATCATCGTTTTGCTGAAACTATAAATGATCTGATCTTCCGTGCAGATCCTGAAACACTTGTGGCAACATACGTAAACCCAGCTGTCGAAAGGATCTATGGTTATACTGTGGAAGAGTGGCTTAGTGATCCTAAATTGTGGGCGCAGACAATCTATCCTGACGACAGAGACAGAGTTCTTGCAAAAGCTACAGAATTGCAAAAAACATTAGGAGATGCTGTTTTAGAATATCGCATCATAAAAAAAGACAAAACAATACGGTGGGTAAAAGTAGACCTCGCCTGGGAGAAAGATCAACAAGGTAAACCAATTTCGATGATCGGTGTAATGTATGATATTACTGAAAGTAAGGATGCACAGGAAGCAATGCTCAATGCAAAAATTGCTGCTGAAGATGCTAACCGGACTAAATCGGAATTTATAATGAACATGAGCCACGAAATCAGAACCCCCTTAAATGTGGTAATAGGTTTCTCACATGTATTGCTTGAAAATTCAGGAAACCTGGATGAAAAACAGATGCACTATATGAAACATATATTGATAAACAGTAAACATCTGCTAGAAATGTTTAACGAGGTCATTGACATTTCAAAAATAGAACATGGGGAAATTGACTTCCATCCGACTATAGTCTCAATACTGGATATCATCAGTGAAATTGAAACATTGGTAAATCCCCTTGCTTTAGAAAGAGATATAACTGTAACCCCTAACATCGATCATGAAAAGATAATTCTAAAAGCTGATAAAACTAAATTAAAGCAGATACTCTATAACCTTGTACATAATGCCATTAAATTCACGCCCAATGGCGGAAATGTTATAATTGAAACAAATAAGTGTGGGGAATTAATGCACTTTTTTGTAAAAGATACCGGTGTCGGTATTTCACCAGCAGATCATAACAAATTGTTTGAACAATTTTCCCAGGTTGATTCATCCACTACCCGGAAATATGGAGGTATTGGTATGGGGCTAAATATTGTGAAGAGGTTTGTGGAAATGCATGGTGGCGAGGTCTGGGTCGAAAGTGAATTTGGAAAGGGAAGTACATTTGGATTTAGTATACCAACTGATCCTGAAAACGCATCCATTTAA
- a CDS encoding metallophosphoesterase: MRILALADVHGDPSHIDGLLEKAGEVDLAVISGDLTQFGPASEAEKLLTMFDIPVLAVPGNCDPLDIMEVIDSSDAVNLHNAVKKIDGFTFIGMGGSCPTPFNTPFELEEDEIEKTLEPLFAGAEDPVVLVSHTPPRGLLDDVSGENVGSTAVAKFFNRAKLVICAHIHEARGFARSGDTFLVNPGMAAQGYAALIELDEDNVSVVFLED; encoded by the coding sequence ATGAGAATACTTGCCCTTGCGGATGTGCATGGAGATCCTTCCCATATCGATGGGCTGCTGGAGAAAGCAGGAGAGGTCGATCTTGCGGTGATCAGCGGAGACCTGACCCAGTTCGGTCCTGCCAGTGAAGCTGAGAAATTGCTGACGATGTTCGATATCCCTGTCCTTGCAGTCCCGGGAAACTGCGACCCGCTGGATATCATGGAAGTGATCGATTCATCGGATGCGGTAAACCTGCATAATGCTGTGAAGAAGATAGATGGCTTTACGTTCATAGGAATGGGAGGTTCCTGCCCGACCCCGTTCAACACTCCGTTCGAGCTTGAGGAGGATGAGATCGAAAAAACCCTTGAGCCGCTTTTCGCAGGTGCTGAAGATCCTGTTGTGCTGGTCTCCCATACACCTCCCAGAGGTTTGCTGGATGATGTCTCCGGTGAGAATGTGGGAAGCACAGCCGTGGCTAAGTTCTTTAACCGTGCAAAGCTAGTGATCTGTGCGCATATCCATGAGGCAAGGGGATTTGCCAGATCCGGCGATACTTTCCTTGTAAATCCCGGCATGGCAGCACAGGGATATGCTGCTTTGATCGAGCTGGATGAAGATAATGTAAGTGTGGTCTTCCTTGAGGACTGA
- a CDS encoding 2-oxoacid:acceptor oxidoreductase family protein, whose amino-acid sequence MLRLRFHGRGGQGAKVASRVLGTAAFLNGYNAQDFPLYGAERRGAPITAFTRISRENIMERGLVSEPDIVIVMDETLLSDPQVMPLSGLKKGGVFFVNTPRSPLETKEGYGIEDHVITLDITKVSLDMIGKPVLSSLAAAVASRIAGIGEEALRGALEKELSGIMSDRELLGKNTEAALYCYNAVMPVQVKTAETIRERENVITIPFETARVSSPAINATGNTPLRRTGNWRVFRPVWNYDLCTRCMTCVARCPEGCIRLNEDGYPYADYDNCKGCMICAEECPAKAINKIREMHSRSGDSDQ is encoded by the coding sequence ATGCTCAGATTGAGATTCCACGGCAGGGGTGGCCAGGGAGCAAAGGTTGCCAGCAGAGTGCTCGGGACTGCTGCATTTCTGAATGGTTACAATGCTCAGGATTTCCCGTTGTATGGTGCCGAGAGAAGGGGGGCACCGATCACTGCCTTCACCCGCATATCCAGAGAAAACATCATGGAGCGGGGCTTAGTATCGGAGCCTGATATTGTGATAGTTATGGATGAAACCCTACTGTCAGATCCTCAGGTTATGCCGCTATCAGGACTTAAAAAAGGTGGTGTCTTTTTTGTAAATACACCCCGTAGTCCTCTTGAAACAAAAGAAGGGTACGGGATCGAAGATCATGTTATCACACTCGATATCACAAAGGTCAGCCTTGATATGATTGGAAAGCCTGTCCTCAGCAGCCTCGCAGCTGCTGTTGCTTCAAGGATCGCTGGTATTGGAGAGGAGGCTTTAAGGGGTGCCCTGGAAAAAGAGCTATCCGGTATCATGTCGGACAGGGAACTTTTAGGGAAGAATACAGAGGCTGCACTTTATTGTTATAACGCCGTGATGCCGGTCCAAGTAAAAACTGCTGAGACCATCAGGGAAAGGGAGAATGTTATCACTATACCTTTCGAAACTGCTCGTGTATCCAGTCCTGCCATAAATGCCACCGGCAATACCCCCTTGCGAAGAACGGGGAACTGGCGGGTATTTAGACCTGTCTGGAATTATGACCTCTGCACCAGGTGCATGACTTGTGTTGCCAGGTGTCCTGAGGGTTGCATCCGGTTGAACGAAGACGGATATCCATACGCGGATTACGACAACTGTAAGGGATGTATGATATGCGCTGAGGAATGTCCGGCAAAAGCTATCAATAAAATACGGGAGATGCATTCCCGATCCGGAGATAGTGATCAATAA
- a CDS encoding TIGR00266 family protein has translation MADEIDYKIHGNEMQLVEIGLDKGETVRAEAGAMMFMEDGIKMETSTGGGLLKGLKRAFSGESFFITSFTQTGNGKGSVAFGAPYPGKIVPIDLTGEGGSFLCQKDSFLCAADGIDITIAFSKRIGAGLFGGEGFILQRLHGNGLAFVHAGGTIVKKELAPGETLRVDTGCLVAFSESIDYDIQFVGGFKNALFGGEGMVLATVKGPGKVYLQSLPFSRLADRIAAAIGPGESNRGERGGISGIGETALGGILGGDRKF, from the coding sequence ATGGCAGATGAGATCGATTATAAGATTCATGGAAATGAGATGCAGCTTGTGGAGATCGGCCTTGATAAAGGAGAAACAGTAAGGGCCGAGGCCGGAGCTATGATGTTCATGGAGGATGGCATTAAGATGGAAACTTCTACAGGCGGTGGGCTCCTGAAAGGCCTTAAAAGAGCATTCTCCGGTGAGAGCTTCTTTATCACTTCATTTACCCAGACCGGAAATGGAAAGGGCAGTGTTGCTTTCGGTGCTCCGTATCCGGGAAAGATCGTGCCTATAGATCTCACAGGGGAGGGTGGTAGCTTCCTCTGTCAGAAGGACTCTTTCCTTTGTGCTGCTGATGGTATCGACATTACGATCGCTTTTTCCAAGAGGATCGGAGCCGGTCTTTTCGGCGGGGAAGGTTTCATTCTCCAGAGGCTTCACGGTAATGGCCTTGCATTCGTTCACGCAGGCGGTACAATTGTGAAAAAGGAACTTGCACCGGGAGAGACCCTTAGGGTCGACACAGGATGCCTGGTGGCATTTTCTGAGAGTATTGATTACGACATCCAGTTCGTGGGCGGTTTCAAGAACGCACTTTTCGGAGGCGAGGGTATGGTACTGGCAACGGTCAAGGGACCGGGTAAAGTGTATCTCCAGAGCCTGCCGTTCTCACGTCTTGCTGACAGGATCGCAGCGGCCATCGGTCCAGGGGAATCCAACAGGGGAGAGCGAGGTGGCATATCGGGAATCGGCGAGACTGCACTCGGTGGCATCCTCGGTGGGGACAGGAAGTTCTAA
- a CDS encoding MBL fold metallo-hydrolase → MKITFLGTGVAIPQKDRVQSGLLMEIGEEKVLFDCGGGVLNRIFESGNEHTDIDTIVLSHLHLDHVADVMCLLKANWLCDKFDSTIYGPAGTREWLDRLMDIYPYMKEKVSIDVVEVVPGEKFRLFDMCDVKCAAGIHSVPSLAYQIRYDGRTVVYSGDTEPCDDIMELAQGCDMLIHECSFPLDFEMTNHTTPDMMRPYLKDTGIKAVYLTHLYPHMQGHEEEALEYLKEEFEGEVHIPSDLMVVEI, encoded by the coding sequence ATGAAGATAACATTTCTTGGAACCGGTGTGGCGATACCACAGAAAGACAGGGTTCAATCAGGACTCCTGATGGAAATTGGTGAGGAGAAGGTCCTGTTCGACTGCGGAGGAGGGGTGCTGAACCGGATATTCGAGAGCGGGAACGAGCATACGGACATCGATACCATTGTGCTTTCACATCTGCACCTGGACCATGTGGCTGATGTGATGTGTCTGCTCAAGGCGAACTGGCTTTGTGATAAGTTCGATTCTACCATCTATGGTCCGGCAGGGACACGGGAGTGGCTTGACAGGCTCATGGATATCTATCCTTACATGAAGGAGAAGGTCAGCATCGATGTCGTTGAAGTGGTGCCGGGTGAGAAGTTCAGGCTCTTCGATATGTGTGATGTGAAATGCGCCGCCGGGATACACAGTGTACCTTCGTTGGCCTATCAGATACGTTATGATGGCAGGACCGTGGTCTATTCCGGGGATACAGAGCCTTGTGACGACATCATGGAGCTGGCTCAGGGTTGCGATATGCTTATCCACGAGTGCTCATTCCCGCTGGACTTTGAGATGACGAATCACACCACGCCTGACATGATGCGACCCTATCTTAAAGATACAGGTATCAAAGCAGTATATCTTACACACCTTTATCCCCACATGCAGGGTCATGAAGAAGAAGCTCTTGAATACCTGAAAGAAGAGTTCGAGGGAGAGGTCCACATACCCTCAGACCTCATGGTTGTTGAGATCTGA
- a CDS encoding pyruvate synthase, which translates to MGKEMLTGNGAAAWGVRLAEVDYIPAYPITPQTEIIETIAKWVSDGSMDASFVTMDSEHSMITAAGAASATGARTFTTTSSQGLLYGFEMIYTVAGWRVPLVMVNVSRGLSSPITLGPDHNDILAVRDSGFLQIHCETCQEVLDSVLMAYKLVEDERVLLPVMVNMDGFFLSFTRETVEIPDIETVRSFLPEYQPVHAFFKAGQPMAQGVAVLGGEFYSYFKYQMHLASQNALEVYKEVCDEFEKKFGRKYGSIDEYMLEDAEYILVMTNSFSTLGKAAVKRARENGIKAGLLRPRFLRPFPDSDIKTALKGKKAVAVIDQNISIGKGGIIYSEMAGCLYNEKQRPLLLSFIGGLGGKNISQEEFEFIFDKMISAVDTEIVDPPHLLYTENEWKGMTKLKEIAGKE; encoded by the coding sequence ATGGGAAAAGAGATGCTTACCGGTAACGGCGCCGCTGCCTGGGGAGTGCGACTGGCAGAAGTGGATTATATTCCGGCCTATCCTATAACTCCCCAGACGGAGATCATCGAGACAATTGCAAAGTGGGTCTCTGACGGTTCTATGGATGCGAGTTTTGTTACCATGGACTCGGAACATTCCATGATCACGGCAGCCGGGGCTGCTTCAGCCACAGGTGCCAGAACCTTCACGACCACGTCCAGCCAGGGCCTGTTGTATGGTTTTGAGATGATCTATACGGTGGCAGGGTGGAGAGTCCCTCTGGTGATGGTCAACGTGTCTAGGGGTTTATCCTCACCAATCACTCTTGGGCCGGACCATAACGATATTCTGGCAGTCCGGGATTCGGGATTCTTACAGATACATTGCGAGACCTGCCAGGAGGTACTTGATTCGGTCCTGATGGCATACAAACTGGTTGAGGATGAGCGAGTTCTCCTGCCGGTCATGGTGAACATGGACGGTTTTTTCCTCTCATTTACCAGAGAAACCGTAGAAATTCCGGATATTGAAACAGTCAGAAGTTTCCTGCCGGAATACCAGCCGGTACATGCCTTTTTCAAGGCAGGTCAGCCCATGGCCCAAGGAGTGGCGGTACTTGGCGGTGAGTTCTATTCCTACTTCAAATACCAGATGCACCTTGCAAGTCAGAATGCTCTTGAGGTCTACAAGGAAGTATGTGATGAGTTCGAAAAGAAGTTTGGCAGGAAATACGGGTCCATTGACGAATATATGCTGGAAGATGCCGAATATATCCTTGTAATGACAAACTCTTTTTCCACCCTTGGAAAAGCTGCTGTGAAAAGAGCACGGGAAAATGGAATCAAGGCTGGGTTATTGAGACCCAGGTTCTTAAGACCATTTCCGGATTCCGATATAAAGACTGCCTTGAAAGGAAAGAAGGCTGTGGCGGTTATCGATCAGAACATCAGCATAGGCAAAGGTGGTATTATTTATTCAGAGATGGCCGGTTGCCTGTACAATGAGAAACAAAGACCCCTTTTGCTATCTTTTATTGGAGGGCTTGGAGGGAAGAACATCAGCCAGGAAGAATTCGAATTTATCTTTGACAAAATGATCAGTGCAGTGGATACGGAAATTGTAGACCCTCCTCATCTCCTGTATACAGAGAATGAATGGAAGGGGATGACTAAATTGAAAGAGATCGCAGGGAAGGAATAA
- the ablA gene encoding lysine 2,3-aminomutase produces MEKYSKQQKEIATMIDSEDFLDKWKDWNWQLKHSIHDIDTFEKLLGISFEPSEKEKLEETLEKFPLSITPYYLSLIDSDDFRNDPIFLQAFPSPEELTVSDEELEDPLSEDTDSPVEGITHRYPDRVLFHISNVCSMYCRHCTRKRKVGDIDCIPGKEKVLKGIEYIRNTPQIRDVLLSGGDPLMLSDDYLDWILSEIRSIPHVEVIRIGSRMPVVLPYRITDELVEVLKKHHPVWLNTHFNHPREVTFSSRQALQKLADGGIPLGNQTVLLAGVNDCQRIIKKLVHKLVQNRVRPYYLYQCDLSEGLSHFRTPIGKGIEIMENLIGHTSGFAVPTYVIDAPHGGGKIPVMPNYIISWSTNRVILRNYEGVITTYKEPESYKQIYCDRNCEKCDLQLKLDDATEYKGIGIAKLLSDHDDTTSLVPEDNARMERRA; encoded by the coding sequence ATGGAAAAATACAGTAAGCAACAAAAAGAAATAGCAACAATGATCGATTCTGAAGACTTTCTGGATAAGTGGAAAGATTGGAATTGGCAGTTAAAACATTCAATTCATGATATTGATACTTTCGAGAAATTACTCGGAATAAGTTTTGAGCCATCTGAAAAAGAGAAGCTCGAAGAAACGCTGGAAAAATTCCCATTGTCTATCACACCTTACTACCTATCGCTGATAGATTCTGATGATTTCAGGAACGATCCTATTTTTCTCCAGGCGTTTCCTTCACCCGAAGAATTAACTGTATCAGATGAGGAACTTGAAGATCCTCTTTCGGAAGATACAGATAGCCCTGTTGAGGGCATAACTCACAGGTATCCTGACAGGGTCCTTTTCCACATAAGCAATGTTTGTTCTATGTATTGCCGCCATTGCACACGTAAAAGAAAAGTTGGGGACATTGATTGCATACCTGGAAAAGAGAAGGTCCTCAAAGGTATTGAATACATAAGGAACACACCACAAATAAGGGACGTGTTGCTTTCGGGTGGCGATCCTTTGATGCTATCTGATGATTACCTTGATTGGATCCTTTCTGAAATAAGGAGCATTCCTCATGTAGAAGTGATCCGTATCGGAAGCAGAATGCCTGTCGTACTTCCATATCGTATAACAGATGAACTTGTTGAGGTTTTGAAAAAGCATCATCCGGTCTGGTTAAACACACATTTCAATCATCCCAGGGAAGTGACATTCTCATCCCGGCAAGCGCTTCAAAAGCTTGCAGATGGTGGTATCCCTCTTGGAAACCAGACGGTACTGCTTGCAGGTGTGAATGACTGCCAGAGGATCATAAAGAAACTGGTCCATAAACTGGTCCAGAACCGTGTTCGTCCGTATTACCTGTACCAATGTGATCTTTCAGAAGGACTTTCACATTTCCGGACTCCTATAGGCAAGGGAATAGAGATCATGGAAAACCTGATCGGTCATACGAGTGGCTTTGCAGTTCCTACCTATGTCATTGATGCTCCTCATGGGGGAGGAAAAATACCGGTCATGCCCAACTATATTATCTCATGGTCAACTAATCGTGTGATCCTCCGTAATTATGAAGGTGTTATTACCACCTACAAGGAACCGGAATCATACAAACAAATATATTGTGATCGGAACTGCGAAAAGTGTGACCTTCAGCTTAAACTTGACGATGCTACAGAGTACAAGGGAATTGGTATTGCCAAACTTCTCTCGGATCATGATGATACCACCAGTCTTGTTCCTGAAGATAATGCGAGGATGGAGAGAAGGGCTTAA
- a CDS encoding zinc ribbon domain-containing protein: MDMKEPECMVFCQSCGMPLEKDEDFGTNADGSKSDEYCNYCYQNGKFTQPDITLEEMIEQCSKAIDAYGIMSLEEGKELSQQNLPKLKRWK; the protein is encoded by the coding sequence ATGGATATGAAAGAACCGGAATGTATGGTCTTTTGCCAGAGTTGCGGAATGCCTTTGGAGAAAGATGAAGATTTTGGAACTAATGCCGATGGCTCAAAAAGTGATGAATATTGCAATTATTGCTACCAGAATGGCAAGTTCACACAACCTGACATTACTTTGGAAGAAATGATCGAACAATGTTCTAAAGCAATTGATGCATATGGAATTATGTCTCTGGAAGAGGGAAAAGAACTGAGTCAACAGAATCTTCCAAAATTAAAGAGATGGAAGTAA
- a CDS encoding DUF6713 family protein — translation MSEILFWIYLVNSVLLINHEIDSAYWKEWELFKLPGGITGFIIIHIPLIFFVLYGLILVFQQSFTGLLFSLVLSLGGIFAFTAHMYFIRKGRDEFKIPISLFILVATLILSLIQAVLTINLLINW, via the coding sequence ATGTCAGAAATTTTATTCTGGATATATCTGGTCAATTCAGTCCTGTTGATAAATCATGAGATCGACTCTGCTTATTGGAAAGAGTGGGAACTTTTCAAATTGCCGGGTGGTATCACGGGATTCATTATTATACACATTCCATTGATATTCTTTGTTCTATATGGACTAATATTAGTCTTTCAGCAATCCTTCACAGGATTGTTATTCTCATTGGTCCTGAGTCTTGGCGGAATTTTTGCTTTTACAGCCCATATGTATTTTATCAGGAAAGGCAGGGATGAGTTCAAAATACCAATCTCATTGTTCATTCTTGTAGCAACCTTGATCCTATCCCTGATCCAGGCAGTGCTCACTATCAATCTACTGATAAACTGGTAA
- a CDS encoding META domain-containing protein, translating to MNTQKLLSIFIIFAVLAGTLIAVGCTETDNENDVVETEQDEENIISTDEIIGIQWQWSGLTETLPASQSVVPDPENYTLAFKSDGTYSIKADCNIGSGGYTLEGNELTLAPGPITLAYCGPDSLDTQYLSLLSNVTTVSMENDQLVLGVGENGDRMLFVKGEVVEQ from the coding sequence ATGAATACACAAAAATTATTATCCATTTTTATTATCTTTGCAGTACTTGCCGGCACCCTGATCGCAGTAGGTTGTACTGAAACTGATAATGAGAACGACGTTGTTGAGACCGAACAGGACGAAGAGAACATCATATCCACCGATGAGATCATTGGCATACAATGGCAATGGTCAGGATTGACCGAAACACTCCCTGCCAGCCAGTCTGTAGTTCCTGATCCGGAAAATTACACACTTGCATTCAAGTCGGATGGAACATACTCAATTAAAGCAGACTGCAACATTGGAAGTGGAGGCTACACACTGGAAGGAAATGAGCTTACACTGGCACCTGGTCCAATAACACTTGCATACTGTGGTCCCGATTCACTGGATACCCAGTACCTTTCCTTATTGAGCAATGTAACGACCGTCTCAATGGAAAATGATCAGCTTGTTCTTGGAGTCGGAGAGAATGGCGACAGAATGCTCTTTGTGAAAGGAGAAGTAGTCGAGCAGTGA
- the ablB gene encoding putative beta-lysine N-acetyltransferase yields MDSIEKIGNSVIQHGSYNDRIYLMKLDPADMPSLLDEIDALAEKESYSKIFTKVPGSFKELLCDRCYLCEASIPRYYYGKEDAVIMSKFLDDKRSINCLNEMHEDVIKTALSKEKGMHSILPSEYSIRKCEKQDIGQMADVYQKTFDTYPFPIHDPDYLLKTMEDNVVYFGVFKEGKVVALSSAEIDYDYSGVEMTDFATLPEFRGKGLSSELLRKMEKDIKAKGIKTAYTIARASSYGMNIVFAKCGYEYCGRLVNNTNISGNIESMNIWYRNFQTD; encoded by the coding sequence ATGGATTCCATTGAGAAAATAGGTAATTCTGTTATCCAGCACGGAAGTTATAACGACCGGATCTATCTTATGAAACTGGATCCGGCAGATATGCCTTCACTTCTGGATGAAATTGATGCTCTTGCAGAAAAGGAAAGTTATTCCAAGATCTTCACAAAGGTTCCTGGATCTTTCAAAGAACTTCTTTGTGATCGGTGCTATCTTTGTGAAGCATCGATCCCACGATATTATTATGGGAAAGAAGATGCAGTTATCATGAGCAAATTCCTTGATGACAAGAGAAGCATTAATTGCCTGAATGAAATGCATGAGGATGTCATAAAGACAGCCCTGTCAAAAGAAAAAGGAATGCATTCCATTCTTCCATCTGAATATTCCATAAGGAAATGTGAGAAGCAGGATATTGGACAGATGGCTGACGTTTACCAAAAGACATTCGATACCTATCCTTTCCCCATACATGATCCTGATTATCTGTTAAAGACAATGGAAGATAATGTGGTATATTTCGGTGTTTTCAAAGAAGGAAAAGTTGTTGCACTTTCTTCTGCTGAAATAGACTATGATTACTCGGGTGTGGAAATGACAGATTTTGCAACACTGCCTGAATTCCGTGGAAAAGGTTTATCGTCAGAGTTGCTTCGAAAAATGGAAAAAGACATAAAAGCAAAGGGGATCAAAACTGCATATACCATTGCAAGAGCCAGCTCTTATGGAATGAATATTGTTTTTGCAAAATGCGGGTATGAATATTGTGGCAGACTTGTAAATAATACTAATATATCTGGCAACATTGAAAGCATGAATATTTGGTATCGAAACTTTCAAACTGATTGA